A region of Sulfurimonas sp. DNA encodes the following proteins:
- a CDS encoding tetratricopeptide repeat protein → MKRMFKIFILLFVFASQSLLAEQDISDEAFKAYKKGEKLYQTKKYDEALKWFKISFDEDSSKDLAFNIGLTYDELKDYPNAIKWYRKAFEMGDKKGGANLGLLYDEKLKDYPKAIKWYKKAIKKGNVSAINNLAILYKQQKDYPNAIKWYKKAFEMGNLDGAYNLGCLYDVNKKDFKNAIIWYKKAAKKGHKKAINNLGEVYHDLKDNITASAYVLAGIVYGYDKQETFKYLNKTWKIDEPTMIKAYKLQQTLDIPKHYIGDID, encoded by the coding sequence ATGAAAAGAATGTTTAAAATATTTATATTACTGTTTGTCTTTGCTTCGCAGTCTCTCCTTGCAGAACAAGATATAAGTGATGAAGCTTTCAAGGCTTATAAAAAAGGTGAAAAACTTTATCAAACCAAGAAATATGATGAAGCCTTAAAATGGTTTAAAATTTCCTTTGATGAAGATTCATCTAAAGATTTAGCCTTTAACATCGGTTTAACTTATGATGAACTGAAAGATTACCCTAATGCTATAAAATGGTATAGAAAAGCTTTTGAGATGGGAGACAAAAAAGGGGGAGCAAACTTAGGACTCCTATACGACGAAAAATTGAAGGATTATCCTAAAGCTATAAAATGGTATAAAAAAGCCATAAAAAAAGGTAATGTTAGTGCTATAAATAATCTAGCTATATTATATAAACAACAAAAAGATTATCCAAATGCGATAAAATGGTATAAAAAAGCTTTTGAGATGGGGAATCTGGATGGTGCATATAACTTAGGTTGTTTATATGATGTAAATAAAAAAGATTTTAAAAATGCCATTATTTGGTACAAAAAAGCAGCCAAGAAAGGACATAAAAAAGCTATAAATAATCTTGGTGAAGTTTACCATGATTTAAAAGACAACATCACTGCATCTGCATATGTTTTAGCTGGAATTGTATATGGATATGATAAACAAGAAACTTTTAAGTATTTAAATAAAACTTGGAAAATAGATGAGCCAACCATGATAAAAGCCTACAAACTACAACAAACCCTAGACATCCCAAAACACTACATAGGTGACATTGACTAA
- a CDS encoding DUF805 domain-containing protein, whose product MEKESNNIISKCESSVLSLKGCYNRIQWWQTTIMIWFIIAMLFNSYNILHYEVNHPKKVIVEKISTQQTSNFMYLQENMPSELDLTSLIKQGNPIQHIQGVLLFITLMLMSWISITSSVKRLHDIDKSGFWWYVNFIPIVGSIIVFVMNVFIPSKNTRYCQYKIKEDKTQWLFTLAGILLLIPILINIIDITDRYGTWYVQASLWTQYYMKDYIFFILLLLLMALSLNFDKFINISYSKKMKVIQYISFAYVAWLFYNISHLFFNFESNSIMSYFIYYFSLFLEYGIQFSALCILILNTNKELKKVQNQKVS is encoded by the coding sequence TTGGAAAAAGAATCAAATAACATAATTTCTAAATGTGAATCAAGTGTTCTATCATTAAAAGGTTGTTACAATCGAATTCAATGGTGGCAAACCACGATAATGATTTGGTTTATTATCGCTATGCTTTTTAACTCATATAATATATTACATTATGAAGTTAACCATCCAAAAAAAGTGATAGTTGAAAAAATTTCAACACAACAAACATCAAATTTTATGTACTTGCAAGAAAATATGCCATCTGAATTAGATTTAACATCTCTTATAAAACAAGGAAATCCTATCCAGCATATTCAAGGAGTGTTACTCTTTATAACTCTTATGTTAATGTCTTGGATAAGTATTACTTCATCAGTTAAGCGTTTGCATGACATTGATAAATCTGGTTTTTGGTGGTATGTAAATTTTATTCCTATAGTTGGTTCGATAATAGTATTTGTTATGAATGTTTTTATTCCATCTAAGAATACACGATATTGTCAATATAAAATTAAAGAAGACAAAACACAATGGCTTTTTACTCTAGCGGGGATATTATTACTTATCCCCATCTTAATAAATATTATTGATATAACGGATCGCTATGGGACATGGTATGTTCAAGCAAGTTTATGGACTCAATACTATATGAAAGATTATATATTTTTTATACTATTATTACTACTTATGGCATTGAGTTTGAACTTTGATAAATTTATTAATATATCTTATTCGAAAAAGATGAAAGTGATTCAATATATTTCATTTGCTTATGTTGCTTGGTTGTTTTATAATATCAGTCACTTATTTTTTAATTTTGAAAGTAATAGTATAATGAGTTATTTTATTTATTATTTTTCATTATTTTTAGAATATGGTATTCAGTTTTCAGCATTATGTATACTTATTTTGAATACAAATAAAGAACTAAAGAAAGTACAGAATCAAAAAGTATCTTAA
- a CDS encoding integrase core domain-containing protein produces MIISMDGKGRATDNICIERFWRSAKVEKIYLNEYERVSILKSDVKDYIEFYNHRRFHETLKYKKPMNVYYDSLKINDENYTKSSENVA; encoded by the coding sequence ATAATTATCTCTATGGATGGCAAAGGTAGAGCAACAGATAATATTTGTATTGAGAGGTTCTGGAGAAGTGCTAAAGTTGAAAAAATATACCTCAATGAATATGAGAGAGTATCAATTCTCAAAAGTGATGTTAAGGATTATATAGAATTTTATAATCACAGAAGATTTCATGAGACATTGAAATATAAAAAACCTATGAATGTTTATTATGATAGTTTAAAAATCAATGATGAGAATTACACTAAATCTAGTGAAAATGTAGCATAG
- a CDS encoding IS3 family transposase, translating into MSRKRTTYTAEFKTKLVLEVLKEDKTLNEIASVNNITPKNLQNWKKIFLENAEVAMEPAKVIKEYKEENVRLQAKLDEYAKVVGQLTVEKDWAVGKLSSLDSSYKKELIDRDENKALSVVKQCNLINYNRSNLFYAPMVNLAKNVIKKHIEKVFEEIPSYGYMKVYHQLLEDGFRVSPNTVLAYRRELGLQAVLAVRPPNTSWADKQHHKYSYKIRGLDIVRANQVWSTDITYIKIKGGMVYMAAIIDWYSKAILSWRISNTMDTDLVIGVLDEALALYGKPEIFNTDQGSQYTSCIHTQTLKDNDIIISMDGKGRATDNICIERFWRSAKVEKIYLNEYERVSVLKSDVKDYIEFYNHRRFHETLKYKKPMNVYYDSLKINDENYTKSSENVA; encoded by the coding sequence ATGAGTCGAAAAAGAACAACATATACAGCAGAATTCAAGACAAAGTTAGTTTTAGAAGTTTTAAAAGAAGATAAGACACTAAATGAAATAGCAAGTGTAAATAATATCACACCAAAAAACTTACAAAATTGGAAGAAGATATTTTTGGAAAATGCAGAAGTTGCGATGGAACCTGCAAAAGTAATTAAAGAGTACAAAGAAGAGAATGTAAGATTACAAGCTAAACTTGATGAATATGCAAAGGTTGTAGGTCAACTAACAGTAGAGAAGGACTGGGCGGTGGGAAAGTTAAGCAGCTTGGACTCTAGCTATAAAAAGGAGTTGATTGATAGAGATGAAAATAAGGCATTATCAGTTGTAAAACAATGTAATCTTATTAACTATAACAGAAGTAATTTGTTCTATGCACCAATGGTAAATCTTGCTAAAAATGTAATTAAAAAACATATAGAAAAAGTATTTGAAGAGATACCAAGCTATGGCTATATGAAAGTGTATCATCAACTACTAGAGGATGGTTTTCGTGTCAGTCCCAACACAGTGCTGGCATACCGTAGAGAGTTAGGTTTACAGGCTGTTTTAGCTGTAAGACCACCAAATACAAGCTGGGCGGACAAGCAACATCATAAATACTCTTACAAAATAAGAGGATTAGATATCGTAAGAGCAAACCAAGTATGGTCAACAGATATAACCTATATTAAAATTAAAGGTGGTATGGTCTATATGGCTGCCATAATTGATTGGTATTCTAAAGCAATATTATCTTGGCGAATATCCAACACAATGGATACAGATTTAGTCATAGGTGTACTAGATGAAGCACTCGCACTCTATGGTAAGCCTGAAATATTTAATACTGATCAAGGATCACAATATACAAGCTGTATCCACACTCAAACATTAAAAGATAATGACATAATTATCTCTATGGATGGCAAAGGTAGAGCAACAGATAATATTTGTATTGAGAGGTTCTGGAGAAGTGCTAAAGTTGAAAAAATATACCTCAATGAATATGAGAGAGTATCAGTTCTCAAAAGTGATGTTAAGGATTATATAGAATTTTATAATCACAGAAGATTTCATGAGACATTGAAATATAAAAAACCTATGAATGTTTATTATGATAGTTTAAAAATCAATGATGAGAATTACACTAAATCTAGTGAAAATGTAGCATAG